One Simkaniaceae bacterium genomic window, TCCGAAATTAGAGTGTCGGTACAAAGGGATTTTCTAACGGTAACAGTCATTGGGATAGCCTCGATCAAAAAATAGAGACTAAAAGTTTACGAAATAAAACTTTTACTTACAGGGAAAAATTGATCAGCGGGAACCGCTGTTGTTCAAAGACTACAAGCTAACCAACTTCGGATTTCTAAAGAGCGCATCTCACTCAACGCACTTGTGGAAGATAATATAAAATGCAATCAGGCTTTAGCGGACAAAAAACACATCAGTCTCTGTAATGAGTTGTCGGAAAATATTTATATAGAGGCCGATTTTAATCAATTATCCCTAGTTCTTAATAATTTTTTATCAAATGCAATTAAGTTCTCCAAAGAGAATTCAAAGATTCGGATCTATACAAATACCGAGAACCAAAGAGTGCGTCTTTCCGTTTCAGATGAGGGGCGAGGGATTTCTGAGGATTTTAAAAACAAAATTTTTCAGAGGTTTGTCCAAGAGGGGGCTTTAGAGCATCATATACAAACCGGTTCGGGATTAGGTCTTTATATTTCTAAGGAAATTATTCAAAGATTGGGCGGAGAAATAGGCTTCGTCTCCGAAGAGGCAAAAGGAGCGACATTCTATTTTGAATTTCCTGTGATCTTGAAATAAATGCATTTGAAAAAAGGTTCAGCATTATGGATACAAGAGCTTTAAAGAAGATCATGATCATTGATGATGATGACGATCTATTGAAACTGATTGAGTTTTCATTTAAGAAACACCCAACTTTTGAGGTCAAATATCAAAATTCGGGTGAAGAGGCTGTTCAAGTAGCTATCAATGATCCACCGGATTTTATATTAATTGATGTCATGATGCCGCAAATGAACGGTTTTCAAGTGCTTCAGGCCTTGAAAAATATCCCTAAATTAAAAGCAACCGTGTTTGTTTTCTTCACTGCAAAAGCTCGGGAAAATGAAGTCAAAGACTTTTTAAAGGAAGGGGCCTATGACGTCATTACAAAACCATTTGATGTCATTAAATTACCCCAAATCATTTTAGATATATGGCAACGGTATAACGCATCTTATTAAACTTTTTGACATGTTTTTTCGAGATGATTGATAAAGGAATTGAGCTCCTTAAAAAACGCTCCGGAAGGAGCTTCACCCGTGAATGCTTCAAGCATTTTAGATAGTCTAGTATCCCACTCTAAACAAATTCGAGATGCTTCAGGATAGCCGAAAATAGCCCCATTGCCGGCAATCTTATGCACGATAAAGCGCACGGCCGTCAGATCTTCCTTGTTGTAAGAAGATTCTAAGCGATGGCTTGCCTCGCGAAGCGCCTTGATCTTTCCGGGAAATTCTTTTCGGTAGTCTTTCAAAAATTTTTCATAACTGTCGGGACTCATCCCTTCCGGTGTTTGATTCATATCTAATTTTCCTTATTTTTTTTACACTATCCGGATCTAATAATTAATACAAAATGCAAAAAACAACATCATATTTGCCCCGCATCAAAACTGTTGGGATTAAAAAATCCTCTCCATGAATAGAGTAGATTTTTTGACGATTAAGGAATATTGGTTGTTAATGGTTGGGCCGTGTGAGAGCTCCCTGCTTAAAGCAGGGAAATTGCGGCTTGAGCTCCGTTCACCCAATTGTAAGTCGCCTAAAATTCAGGCGATTATTTATCTAGCCCATCTGAGAACTGCTATCGCAGTAGATTCAGACATATTGAATGAAGCATTAGTTTTTTTTTGATTGACCCTTGAGTAAAAATTATTTGACTATTGCATGGCGAGGCGACTCTGTTTATAATGATGGATAAATAGAGGGTCGACATGGCGCACTTAAAAAAAATCTACGATGCTTTGCATGGGTTTATTTATTTAGATCCTGTTGAGTATGCCGTGGCTCAGACCGGAGCTTTCCGAAGGTTGATCGGCATCCGGCAGCTTGGTGTGGCTCACTTAGTCTATCCCGGTGCCACGCATAGTCGCTTTGAACACTCCCTTGGTGTGATGAATATCGCCAGTCAAATTTTTGATCGCCTGATTGAAAAGGGGGTTGGTGATGTTGAGATGGCTTCTTTATATGAGCATGCTCCACTCTATCGAAGAGTGCTCCGCTTAGGGGCCCTTTGCCATGATTTAGGTCACCTTCCCTTTTCTCATACTGCCGAGCATTCTATTTTTCCCGACAAGGGGCATGAGTGGATGACGCTTCAAATCATCGAGCAGAGTGAGTTGAGAAAAATCTTTGAGGCGATGAGAGGGGAATACCGATCGATTGGTATCGATCCTCTTGAAATGGTGATTAAGCTCGCGATTGGCCCCAAAAAAATGAAAGAACTCAGGCCTGAGTGGGGTCATTTTTCTTCGATTGAAAAAGTTCTCTCGCAGATGATCACCGATGACTTTTTAGGTGCAGATAGAATGGACTATCTCTTGCGCGATGCAAGATCAACGGGCGTTCCTTATGGAGCGTTTGATTATTTACAGCTCATTGAAATGATGGCCCTTATTCGGCATGAAGAGGGAGGTATTGAGCTCGGGATTGAGGAGGAGGGGCTTCAGGCCTGTGAATCACTACTTCTCGCGCGCTATTTTATGTTTAATCGCATCTATCAATACCCCCTTGTGAAGGCGCTTGCATTTCATTTAACAAAGATCATTGAAGCTTATTTTAAGGAGCGTGACTTAACGGGTGATATCAATGCTTATCTCAATATTTGCGATAGTGATATTTGGGTTGAGGTCAAGCGCATTGCTCAAGACAAGCAGCACCCGCTTTTTGTGCATGCAAGCGCGCTTATGCATCCGACAACTGCCTATAAAGTGATTAAAATCCCCCATGCCGAATTAGCCCTTGTTGATGCTTTTAAGGAAATGACAAGTCAGTTTTTTATTGAAGTGAATCCGTTTGCAATTCAGTCAAGACCGCTTGATTTTTCAGTACGAAAAAAAGATCAAACCTTATGGCAAGCCCATCAACTCACCGAATTGAAAATTCCCTCACCAAAATTCCACCTCATTTATGCCCACCCCGATCTGTTAGATCAGGTTGAAAGCGCGATAAAGAATAAGGCGATCCAATGATTAAGGGAGTAAAAAAAGCGCTTATAGAGCTGCGTTCATTTTCACATATTGAACATTTATTTATTCTATGTGCGATGGTGTGTAGTTTTTTAGTGACAATTGAAGCCTCCATTATTAAAGCTGTGGGCGGATCCGTTTTCTTAGCTCATTATCAAGTTGCAAACTTGCCCCTTGCCTGGCTCTCTATTCTTCCTCTAAATATTCTCGTGGTGACTTTATATAATCGCTATTTACCTAAGATCGGCTGTTTTAAAATGCTTGTGTCGAGCATTATTTTAGCGATCGGGATTAATATTTTTAGCGCTTTTTATCTCTCTAAAATTGAGCTCTTGCCTTTCTTTTTTTACTTGTGGAAAGATGTTTTCATTATGTTGATGTTTCAACAAGTTTGGTCAGTATTTCACTCAACGATTCCCAGTCAAAGGGCTAAATTTTTGTATGGCGTTTTCTATGGAGTAGGTGGGCTAGGATCTGTTTTAGGCAGTATGATCCCCGGTTTTTTTGCAGTCAAAATGGGCTCTGAAAAGCTTCTTTTGCTGACCATCCCCTTTTATGTGCTTCTTGTTGCCTTTTATGGTTGGATGCTCAAGGTCCGCAATCTTCACCCTCATGTTGAGCCAATAGATTTTAAAGAAGAAAAGAGCTCGAGCTTTATCTCAGGGGCTTTAGCCATTGTCAGATCTAAATCCCTGATTTTTATTGCACTCATCGTTGTCTTTATGCAAGTTGCTTCGACGCTGCTCGACTATAAGTTTAATTTTCATGTGGCGATCAATCATCCGATGCAGGATCTGCGAACGGAATATATGGGGCGGTTTTTTGGAGTGGTCAATGGGATCAATGTCTTACTCCAATTTATCGGAAGTTTTATTGTTATTCATATGATGGGGGTTCGACGCACGCACCTTCTCATCCCCCTTTATTTGGGAGGCTGTCTTCTCAGCTTAGTTTATATCCCTACGTTTTCTTTAGTTGCCTTGGCGTATGGATCGATCAAAGCTATTGACTACTCGATTTTTGGGGTAGCAAAAGAGATGCTCTATATCCCACTAAAGATAAGTGAAAAATTCCAAGCTAAAGCGGTTATCGATATTTTCATCTATCGAACCTCTAAAGCTTTTGCTTCGGTATTAGTTCTCGTGCTGCAATTGATTAGTGTTGCCCTCTTTCAACAAATGCTTTCTATCACCTTATGTGTGATTTTCTTCTTTTGGATCATTTCAGTGTGGACTCTATATCGCCCTGAAACAGTCCTCTCTTCATCGATCACTGAAATAAACTAAAGATCTGATATTGCCCTTATTTTTAGTCTTTGATAAAGAGGGGGATATATTGAGGATGGATTGCCTTATGTATTGGTGGATGTGGGGCTTGTTGATTTTTTTTACGGGCTGTTGTCAAGTTTACTCTCCTATAAGCCCTCCCAACACTCAGGCTAATGCTAATTATTTGACAGAAGTTGAAGACTACACAGAAGAGGGTGGGCATGTTGAAGAAAGACGCTAATGATAACAGGATTGAGATTGCACTGCCTCCGGAGCGAATTTTAAAGGACCCGACTCTCAACAAGGGAACGGCATTTACGCATGAAGAGCGCAAAGAGCTCGGGCTCACCGGTTTTCTTCCCTATGCTGAAATGGATATACAAACTCAAATCCATCGCCGTTACCTCAACTTTAAAGAGACAAAAGGGGCATTTGCCCGCTATCGCTTGTTCAAGGATTTGCGCGAGCGCAATGAGGTGCTCTATTTTCGGATGATTTTAGAGTATGTTGATGAGGTTTTGCCCTATATCTATACCCCGATGGTAGGGGAGGCGGCCCAAAAATTTAGCGCCCATTACACGCATCATCGTGGGATTTTTTTCTCCTATCCATTCAAAGATCAAATTCAAAGTATTGTCGATCATATTCCTCAGGAAGATATTCGAGTGATTGTGATAACAGATGGAGGGCGTATTTTAGGATTGGGGGATATGGGTGCAGGTGGGATGGCCATTCCTATTGGCAAACTCGATTTGTATTGCCTTTTTGCCGGGATCCATCCTTCCCATGTTTTGCCTGTAATGCTCGATGTGGGGACTGATAATCCCGAACTACTTGAAGATGACCTATATGTCGGATACCCACACCACAGAATTAAAGGCGAAGCATATGATCAATTTGTCGATGAAGTCGTGAATGCTCTGATGAAGAGATATCCTCAAGCGCTCTTACAATGGGAAGATTTTCCTAAAGATCATGCGCGTACGCTTTTATATCGCTATCAAGACCAATTCCTCTCATTTAATGATGATATCCAGGGGACGGCTGCTGCTGTTTTAGCCGGGATTAAAACCGCTCTTAAAAGCTCTAAACAAAAACTTGGAGAGCAAAATATTGCTATACTAGGCGGGGGGTCTGCAGGAATTGGTGTGGCGCAGCTCATTGTAGAGGCTATGAAGCGAGAGGGCCTTGATGAGGGGCAAGCGCGGCGACAACTCTATATTGTTGATGTGAATGGCCTTCTTCTCGACCATCACAAAGGCCTTGATGAGAGCCAAAAAGCATTTGCACATTTAAGTGACTCTATAAAAACATGGGAGATTGAAACGATCGATCATGTGTCTTTATTCGATGTCGTTCGAAGTGCAAAACCTTCTATTTTAATTGGACTTTCTTCGCAAACGGGTGCTTTTACGGAGGATATTATTAAAATGATGGCGTCTAATAGTAGACATCCGATTATTTTACCGCTTTCTAATCCAACGTCTAAATCTGAAGCACATCCGGCTGATGTGCTTAAGTGGACAGAGGGAAGAGCTTTGATTGCAACGGGTAGCCCGTTTAATCCGGTGCTATTTGAAGGTTTAGCAATAGACGTTGCGCAGTGCAATAATGTCTATGTTTTTCCCGGACTTGGACTGGGGCTCATCATTGTTGGGGCAAAAAAAGTGACGACAGAGATGTTTTTAGTCGCTGTTGAGGTTTTAAGTGATTATGCCTCTGAGCACAACCCCACACAACTATTCCCTGAGATTAAACATTTAAGGGAAGCCTCTAAACAAATTGCCATTGCCGTTGCAAAATACGTGATCGAAATGGGGCTTGCAACACTTCCAATTCAAGAAGATGAGATTGAAGAGAAGGTGGATGCTTTTATTTGGTATCCCGAATACCCGCATTTCAAACGTCCGCTATG contains:
- a CDS encoding response regulator — encoded protein: MDTRALKKIMIIDDDDDLLKLIEFSFKKHPTFEVKYQNSGEEAVQVAINDPPDFILIDVMMPQMNGFQVLQALKNIPKLKATVFVFFTAKARENEVKDFLKEGAYDVITKPFDVIKLPQIILDIWQRYNASY
- a CDS encoding ATP-binding protein; the protein is MEDNIKCNQALADKKHISLCNELSENIYIEADFNQLSLVLNNFLSNAIKFSKENSKIRIYTNTENQRVRLSVSDEGRGISEDFKNKIFQRFVQEGALEHHIQTGSGLGLYISKEIIQRLGGEIGFVSEEAKGATFYFEFPVILK
- a CDS encoding HD domain-containing protein, with product MAHLKKIYDALHGFIYLDPVEYAVAQTGAFRRLIGIRQLGVAHLVYPGATHSRFEHSLGVMNIASQIFDRLIEKGVGDVEMASLYEHAPLYRRVLRLGALCHDLGHLPFSHTAEHSIFPDKGHEWMTLQIIEQSELRKIFEAMRGEYRSIGIDPLEMVIKLAIGPKKMKELRPEWGHFSSIEKVLSQMITDDFLGADRMDYLLRDARSTGVPYGAFDYLQLIEMMALIRHEEGGIELGIEEEGLQACESLLLARYFMFNRIYQYPLVKALAFHLTKIIEAYFKERDLTGDINAYLNICDSDIWVEVKRIAQDKQHPLFVHASALMHPTTAYKVIKIPHAELALVDAFKEMTSQFFIEVNPFAIQSRPLDFSVRKKDQTLWQAHQLTELKIPSPKFHLIYAHPDLLDQVESAIKNKAIQ
- a CDS encoding Hpt domain-containing protein; the protein is MNQTPEGMSPDSYEKFLKDYRKEFPGKIKALREASHRLESSYNKEDLTAVRFIVHKIAGNGAIFGYPEASRICLEWDTRLSKMLEAFTGEAPSGAFFKELNSFINHLEKTCQKV
- a CDS encoding NAD-dependent malic enzyme is translated as MGMLKKDANDNRIEIALPPERILKDPTLNKGTAFTHEERKELGLTGFLPYAEMDIQTQIHRRYLNFKETKGAFARYRLFKDLRERNEVLYFRMILEYVDEVLPYIYTPMVGEAAQKFSAHYTHHRGIFFSYPFKDQIQSIVDHIPQEDIRVIVITDGGRILGLGDMGAGGMAIPIGKLDLYCLFAGIHPSHVLPVMLDVGTDNPELLEDDLYVGYPHHRIKGEAYDQFVDEVVNALMKRYPQALLQWEDFPKDHARTLLYRYQDQFLSFNDDIQGTAAAVLAGIKTALKSSKQKLGEQNIAILGGGSAGIGVAQLIVEAMKREGLDEGQARRQLYIVDVNGLLLDHHKGLDESQKAFAHLSDSIKTWEIETIDHVSLFDVVRSAKPSILIGLSSQTGAFTEDIIKMMASNSRHPIILPLSNPTSKSEAHPADVLKWTEGRALIATGSPFNPVLFEGLAIDVAQCNNVYVFPGLGLGLIIVGAKKVTTEMFLVAVEVLSDYASEHNPTQLFPEIKHLREASKQIAIAVAKYVIEMGLATLPIQEDEIEEKVDAFIWYPEYPHFKRPL